A region from the Candidatus Methylomirabilota bacterium genome encodes:
- a CDS encoding ABC transporter ATP-binding protein yields MKLEVSGVSKAYAIPVLDRVTFEVAEGEFVCLLGPNGCGKTTLLRIIGGLEPATAGEVRLDGRPVPCGGDADFHVGVVFQEDRLLPWMTLEDNVALVLRPLGRDARARTEMARRYLHFVGLQGFEGYYPNRVSGGMRQRAAIARALAIEPNLLLMDEPFGALDAQNRRIMQAEVKRIWAETGKTIVFVTHSIEEAVAIGTTLIMMSARPAQVRELIRNDGIRDPHALVDHLNQVIMEEVMRQQGPVPGVE; encoded by the coding sequence TTGAAGCTCGAGGTCAGCGGCGTCTCCAAAGCCTACGCGATCCCGGTCCTCGACCGCGTGACGTTCGAGGTCGCCGAGGGCGAGTTCGTCTGCCTCCTCGGACCGAACGGCTGCGGCAAGACGACCCTCCTGCGGATCATCGGAGGGCTGGAGCCGGCCACCGCCGGCGAAGTGCGGCTCGATGGGCGGCCGGTGCCCTGCGGCGGCGATGCCGACTTCCACGTGGGCGTCGTCTTCCAGGAAGATCGTCTGCTCCCGTGGATGACCCTCGAGGACAACGTCGCGCTGGTGCTCCGGCCGCTCGGGCGGGACGCCCGGGCCCGGACCGAGATGGCCCGGCGCTACCTTCACTTCGTCGGCCTCCAGGGCTTCGAAGGCTACTACCCGAACCGCGTCTCGGGCGGGATGCGGCAGCGGGCGGCGATCGCCCGGGCCCTGGCCATCGAGCCGAACCTCCTGCTGATGGACGAGCCGTTCGGGGCCCTCGACGCCCAGAACCGACGGATCATGCAGGCCGAGGTCAAGCGCATCTGGGCCGAGACCGGGAAGACGATCGTCTTCGTGACCCACTCGATCGAGGAGGCGGTGGCGATCGGCACCACGCTGATCATGATGTCGGCGCGGCCGGCGCAGGTGCGCGAGCTGATCCGGAATGACGGCATCCGCGACCCCCACGCCCTCGTCGACCACCTGAACCAGGTCATCATGGAAGAGGTCATGCGCCAGCAGGGTCCCGTGCCGGGCGTCGAATAG
- a CDS encoding PIN domain-containing protein: MILLDTSGLLSAIDERQRHHTACAAAVSRSRGPLLLSPFVLAELDYLLATRVSAQAQMALLDEVARGAYRLEPFSGADVAAARDVMTRHLELHLGLADASIVVLAARHGTRDVLTLDERHFRAVPAPDRRRFRLLPTDA, translated from the coding sequence GTGATCCTCCTCGACACCAGTGGGCTCCTGTCGGCCATCGACGAGCGCCAGCGACATCACACCGCCTGTGCGGCGGCCGTGAGCCGGTCGCGCGGCCCCCTGCTTCTGTCTCCGTTCGTCCTCGCCGAGCTGGACTACCTCCTGGCGACGCGAGTCAGCGCTCAGGCGCAGATGGCCTTGCTCGACGAGGTCGCCCGGGGAGCGTACCGGCTCGAGCCCTTCTCGGGCGCCGACGTGGCGGCGGCGCGGGATGTCATGACGCGTCACCTGGAGCTCCACCTCGGTCTCGCCGACGCCTCCATCGTCGTGCTGGCTGCCCGCCACGGGACCCGGGACGTACTCACTCTCGACGAACGCCACTTCCGGGCCGTCCCCGCCCCCGATCGCCGGCGATTCCGTCTGCTGCCCACCGATGCGTGA
- a CDS encoding ABC transporter permease, producing MAESRGSGKWSRRLRLPTLVVLAAVLVVWELVSRRYGAYVLPSPGSVLRGLGAIIQSGELWTHTSASLYRIVVGFGGALGLAILMGLCSFLWPPARIVVRDVVTVLNSTSVFVWIVVSLIWFGLTDLAPIFTTFMITLPVVGANVMEGVESVDRRLLEMGQIYRLSGWQKFRSIVIPSTVPYLVAGMKVGFGLALKVSVVAEIFGVTSGIGYIMNYSREILATQMVFVWALVMIGIMLVTDKLLFESLTRRLERWR from the coding sequence GTGGCTGAATCGAGAGGCTCGGGGAAGTGGAGTCGACGGCTCCGGCTCCCCACCCTGGTCGTCCTCGCGGCGGTCCTGGTCGTCTGGGAGCTGGTCTCCCGGCGCTACGGCGCCTACGTGCTCCCGTCGCCCGGCTCGGTGCTCCGCGGGCTCGGCGCCATCATCCAGTCCGGTGAGCTGTGGACGCACACCTCGGCCTCGCTCTACCGCATCGTCGTCGGCTTTGGTGGCGCGCTCGGGCTGGCCATCCTGATGGGACTCTGCTCCTTTCTCTGGCCGCCCGCCCGGATCGTGGTCCGCGACGTGGTGACGGTCCTCAACTCGACGTCCGTCTTCGTCTGGATCGTCGTCTCGCTGATCTGGTTCGGTCTCACCGACCTGGCCCCGATCTTCACGACCTTCATGATCACGCTCCCCGTGGTCGGCGCCAACGTGATGGAGGGGGTAGAGAGCGTCGATCGGCGGCTGCTGGAGATGGGCCAGATCTACCGGCTGTCCGGCTGGCAGAAGTTCCGCTCGATCGTGATCCCCTCGACGGTCCCGTACCTGGTGGCCGGCATGAAGGTCGGCTTCGGGCTCGCCCTGAAAGTCTCGGTGGTCGCCGAGATCTTCGGGGTCACCAGCGGGATCGGCTACATCATGAATTACAGCCGCGAGATCCTGGCCACCCAGATGGTCTTCGTGTGGGCCCTCGTCATGATCGGCATCATGCTGGTCACCGACAAGCTCTTGTTCGAGTCGCTGACGCGGCGCCTCGAGCGGTGGCGGTAG
- a CDS encoding CopG family transcriptional regulator, with protein MRKTTVYLPEDLKRALEQTARSRGESVAELIREALRALVANATPPRPRVPLFRSEDPTLAERVDDALAGFGER; from the coding sequence ATGCGGAAGACAACCGTGTACCTCCCCGAGGACCTCAAGCGCGCGCTCGAGCAGACCGCGAGGAGCCGGGGCGAAAGCGTCGCCGAGCTGATCCGGGAAGCCCTCCGGGCCCTGGTGGCGAACGCGACCCCGCCACGGCCGCGGGTCCCGCTGTTTCGGAGCGAGGATCCCACACTGGCCGAGCGCGTCGACGACGCTCTCGCGGGCTTCGGTGAGCGGTGA
- a CDS encoding zinc-binding dehydrogenase produces the protein MKGHVAVFTGAGKPMEIREYAVPDPGPEDLVVRVRRANICGSDLHIWRGHGPPFPRNLAVVSGHEMVGEVFRLGRDVKHDCQGEPLREGDRIAYAYFLPCGACGACLDGSPACPNRYRHWLGAGAETPPHFRGAYGEFYYLRRGQTVCRVPEGLADDIVSPVNCALAEALYGLDRVGLRLGDTVVIQGAGGLGLYATALAKDMGAGQVIVFDRLGTRLELARAFGADLTVNVDECSEAERRGLVRERTRGQGADIVAEFVGAPHAVEEGVKLLRPGGRYFWVGNITPDLPSALDPGTVVRGGQTIRGVIVYEPWALPRALDFLRRRAGVYPFERIVSHTYPFARINDAFGFAGEGRAIRVSLTME, from the coding sequence ATGAAGGGTCACGTCGCGGTCTTCACCGGGGCGGGGAAGCCGATGGAGATCCGGGAGTATGCCGTCCCGGATCCCGGCCCCGAGGACCTCGTCGTCCGCGTCCGGCGGGCCAACATCTGCGGCTCGGACCTCCACATCTGGCGCGGCCATGGCCCTCCGTTTCCCCGAAACCTGGCCGTCGTCTCGGGCCACGAGATGGTCGGAGAGGTGTTCAGGCTCGGCCGGGACGTGAAGCACGATTGTCAGGGAGAGCCGCTCCGCGAGGGCGACCGGATCGCGTATGCCTACTTCCTTCCTTGCGGTGCGTGCGGGGCCTGTCTCGACGGCTCGCCGGCTTGCCCGAACCGCTACCGGCACTGGCTGGGCGCCGGCGCCGAGACGCCGCCCCACTTCCGCGGCGCCTACGGCGAGTTCTACTATCTGCGCAGGGGCCAGACCGTGTGCCGGGTGCCCGAAGGGCTGGCCGACGACATCGTCTCCCCGGTGAACTGCGCCCTCGCCGAGGCCCTCTACGGCCTCGACCGCGTCGGCCTGCGGCTCGGGGACACGGTGGTCATCCAGGGAGCGGGCGGGCTGGGCCTCTACGCGACGGCGCTCGCCAAGGACATGGGCGCCGGGCAGGTCATCGTGTTCGACCGGCTCGGGACGCGGCTCGAGCTGGCGCGCGCCTTCGGCGCGGACCTGACCGTCAATGTCGACGAGTGCTCCGAGGCCGAGCGCCGGGGGCTCGTGCGCGAGCGGACTCGCGGGCAGGGAGCCGACATCGTCGCCGAGTTCGTCGGCGCGCCCCATGCCGTGGAGGAAGGCGTGAAGCTTCTGCGGCCCGGCGGGCGCTATTTCTGGGTCGGCAACATCACGCCCGACCTGCCATCGGCGCTCGATCCCGGGACCGTCGTCCGCGGAGGCCAGACGATCCGCGGCGTGATCGTCTACGAGCCGTGGGCCCTGCCCCGGGCGCTCGACTTCCTGCGCCGGCGAGCCGGCGTGTACCCCTTCGAGCGGATCGTGTCGCACACGTATCCGTTCGCGCGCATCAACGACGCCTTCGGGTTCGCCGGCGAGGGCCGGGCCATCCGGGTCTCCCTCACAATGGAGTGA
- a CDS encoding nitrilase-related carbon-nitrogen hydrolase translates to MIKPYMAVGLVPTVRGIRKRSDIKINLEHLTHLVKAAAWLSSLSIPVRLIAFPEGALQAFNDEVLDLDHAKFARECAIDIPGEETEALGKIAREYNVFVMAQAKARHPDLKDRFFNVGFILNPRGKVILRHYKVSPLFPVEHSVCPHDVYDWWIEKYGRNLDAFWPVADTEIGRLGIMMANEGSYPENARALALNGAEVVYRASYPHPATGNEYFEIQSRARALDNNMYIIAPNMGTYYLFPEESTPIDTFGGRSYVIDYRGRIVGRQDYGAGSTYVAGPVDIEALRHHRASAQWDNWLKDVRTELYQLLYEKPIYPKNLYLKREPMKHAEYRQKVIRRQIRLMHDRGTWKKPSG, encoded by the coding sequence ATGATCAAGCCGTACATGGCCGTGGGGCTGGTCCCCACAGTCCGGGGGATCCGGAAGCGGAGCGACATCAAGATCAACCTCGAGCACCTCACCCACCTCGTGAAGGCCGCGGCCTGGCTGTCGAGCCTCTCCATTCCGGTCCGGCTGATCGCCTTCCCCGAAGGCGCCCTGCAGGCCTTCAACGACGAGGTCCTCGACCTGGACCACGCGAAGTTCGCCCGCGAGTGCGCGATCGACATCCCCGGCGAGGAGACCGAGGCGCTGGGCAAGATCGCCCGCGAGTACAACGTCTTCGTCATGGCCCAGGCCAAGGCCCGGCACCCCGACCTCAAGGACCGCTTCTTCAACGTGGGCTTCATCCTCAACCCGCGTGGCAAGGTGATCCTCCGGCACTACAAGGTGTCGCCGCTGTTCCCGGTCGAGCACTCGGTGTGCCCGCACGACGTCTACGACTGGTGGATCGAGAAGTACGGCCGGAACCTGGACGCCTTCTGGCCGGTCGCCGACACCGAGATCGGGCGGCTCGGCATCATGATGGCCAACGAGGGGTCCTATCCGGAGAACGCCCGGGCCCTGGCGCTGAACGGAGCCGAGGTCGTCTACCGGGCCTCCTACCCGCATCCGGCCACCGGCAACGAGTACTTCGAGATCCAGAGCCGGGCGCGCGCGCTCGACAACAACATGTACATCATCGCCCCCAACATGGGGACCTACTACCTCTTCCCGGAGGAGAGCACGCCCATCGACACCTTCGGCGGGCGCTCGTACGTCATCGACTACAGGGGCCGGATCGTGGGCCGGCAGGACTATGGGGCCGGCTCGACCTACGTGGCGGGGCCGGTCGACATCGAAGCCCTCCGGCACCACCGGGCCTCCGCCCAGTGGGACAACTGGCTGAAGGACGTCCGGACCGAGCTCTACCAGCTCCTGTACGAGAAGCCGATCTACCCGAAGAACCTCTATCTCAAGCGCGAGCCGATGAAGCACGCCGAGTACCGCCAGAAGGTCATCCGGCGGCAGATCAGGCTGATGCACGACCGCGGGACGTGGAAAAAGCCGAGCGGCTGA